From Blattabacterium cuenoti:
TTCAGATAGTTTTTTTGGGAATCAAAGCTATCGAAATTTTGATGCAATTTTAGCTATGTATCACGATCAAGGATTAATACCTTTTAAAACCCTAACTTTTAATCAAGGAGTGAATTTTACAGCTGGACTTTCTCATATACGAACATCTCCTGATCATGGAGTTGCCTATGATATAGCTAAAAAGGGAATAGCTAATGAAAGTTCATTTGAAGAAGCAATTTTTAACGCTATAAAAATATTTAAAAATAGAAAAGAATATATGGAATTTAGTTTATCCAAATTATCATAAAATTACAATAATCAGATTACTTTTCACTTGTAAAAGTCCACCTTCTATCTGAATTTTCTTTTTTACATCTTTTGATTCTAATTTTAAAAAACCATTTTTTAATATAGAAATAAATGGAGCATGATTTTTTAATATTTGAAAATATCCATAGTAGCCAGGAGCTATAATAGAAATTATATTTTTTTGATATAAAATTTTATGATAGCTGATAATTTTTATTTTCATAAATTTATTTATGTCAATAACATTTTTTTCCCACTTTCTATAACTTGTTCAATAGTTCCTTTTAAATTAAAAGCGGCTTCTGGTATATCATCTAACTCTCCGTATATTATCATATTGAATCCTTTTATAGTATCTTCAATTTTTACAAATTCACCTTCTA
This genomic window contains:
- a CDS encoding FoF1 ATP synthase subunit delta/epsilon, whose protein sequence is MKIKIISYHKILYQKNIISIIAPGYYGYFQILKNHAPFISILKNGFLKLESKDVKKKIQIEGGLLQVKSNLIIVIL